One part of the Nematostella vectensis chromosome 8, jaNemVect1.1, whole genome shotgun sequence genome encodes these proteins:
- the LOC125570278 gene encoding uncharacterized protein LOC125570278, which yields MVPPTENDMDTPTDTPTDTPKATPTGKTMSYREAALQQRKPTVFRSFAALRTVRLRYDSTPVSAAEVLRAFLGTESADIVGTAQVVSGLEVTFKTEQSAVLAASRGLDVGGRHYQLAPVSVRRTAVSVFVPVEFPDDTFRDLMTRYGDLHSISRLHHKEPDLAAFENGCRLVLYDKLLRDLPARLTTNGASLSFKYTGQPQSCLRCSEIGHGVKECTKPRRRPHRRRREELTTEQERMQCAQEEETLPPLSPDLPLPTETASDSEKDQDEAAAPATAQEHTISADSLIPTESSPKTGTEEPSPKTGEKRPPGLHLTDSPPRKESRAGSRAENERAFVKDLKSDARRIAGVDSSSRLDALALFLQHKHGDYTHQKLRLAGHAAQSELRTRWENMKGEQRAKQLFDKLYRQHFQHLYEAKGDKSKTNLVVYIFKLILWCLWTARNTSLFEKRQAEIVSVAKYKIRERIERDAAVLGPLAAYSRWGINDVLCCWRGEALSVLV from the exons ATGGTTCCTCCAACAGAAAACGACATGGACACGCCCACGGACACGCCCACGGACACGCCCAAAGCCACGCCCACTGGAAAGACTATGTCTTACAGGGAGGCCGCTTTACAACAGCGAAAACCAACCGTCTTTCGGTCTTTCGCAGCCCTGCGGACAGTACGTCTGCGATACGACAGCACACCAGTCTCTGCGGCGGAGGTCCTGCGCGCCTTCCTGGGGACAGAAAGCGCCGACATTGTCGGCACCGCCCAGGTGGTCTCTGGCCTAGAGGTCACCTTCAAAACCGAGCAGTCAGCTGTTCTCGCTGCCTCTCGAGGCCTCGACGTCGGCGGCCGCCACTACCAACTCGCCCCAGTCTCCGTGCGCAGAACGGCAGTCTCCGTATTTGTGCCTGTTGAGTTCCCGGATGACACCTTCCGCGACTTGATGACCAGATACGGAGACCTACACTCTATTTCGCGGCTTCATCACAAAGAGCCCGACCTGGCTGCTTTCGAAAATGGATGCCGCCTTGTCCTGTACGACAAGTTACTCCGTGACCTGCCAGCCCGCCTAACAACAAACGGAGCCTCTCTGAGCTTCAAATATACTGGGCAACCTCAGAGTTGCCTAAGATGCTCAGAGATAGGCCACGGTGTGAAAGAATGCACCAAACCGCGCCGACGCCCTCATCGCCGTCGTCGAGAAGAACTCACCACCGAACAGGAGCGCATGCAGTGCGCGCAGGAGGAGGAGACACTCCCACCACTATCGCCGGATCTGCCGCTACCGACAGAGACGGCCTCTGACAGCGAAAAGGACCAGGACGAGGCAGCTGCCCCCGCAACAGCGCAAGAGCACACAATCTCCGCGGATTCCCTTATACCAACAGAGTCCTCCCCAAAGACCGGCACCGAGGAACCCTCCCCGAAGACCGGAGAGAAAAGACCACCCGGTCTTCACTTAACGGACTCTCCCCCGCGAAAGGAAAGTCGAGCTGGAAGTCGAGCTGAAAACGAGCGGGCTTTCGTTAAAGATCTCAAATCAGACGCCCGCAGAATCGCTGGAGTGGACTCAAGCTCCCGACTGGACGCACTCGCCCTCTTTCTCCAGCACAAGCACGGTGATTACACGCACCAAAAGCTGCGACTCGCTGGACACGCAGCACAGAGCGAACTCCGCACCCGATGGGAGAACATGAAGGGGGAGCAGCGTGCTAAACAGCTGTTTGACAAGCTCTACCGCCAACATTTCCAACACCTCTACGAGG CTAAGGGTGACAAGAGCAAAACTAACTTAGTGGTGTACATCTTTAAACTCATACTATGGTGTCTGTGGACTGCAAGGAACACTTCTCTATTCGAGAAGAGACAAGCAGAAATAGTCAGTGTAGCTAAATATAAGATCAGAGAGAGGATAGAGAGGGACGCGGCCGTCCTCGGACCTCTTGCCGCGTATAGCCGCTGGGGCATCAATGATGTCCTCTGCTGCTGGCGGGGCGAGGCCCTCTCTGTCCTCGTATAG